The following coding sequences are from one Streptomyces venezuelae window:
- a CDS encoding sugar phosphate nucleotidyltransferase, whose protein sequence is MTEAILLVGGKGTRLRPLTVHTPKPMVPAAGVPFLTHQLARARAAGVDHIVLATSYLAEVFEPYFGDGSALGLHIEYVTETEPLGTGGAIRNVASRLRSGPDEPVLIFNGDILTGLDIRALVATHEESGADVSLHLTKVDDPRAYGLVPTDATGRVTAFLEKPQTPEEIVTDQINAGAYVFRRSVIDTIPAGRPVSVERETFPDLLASGAHLQGMVDSTYWLDLGTPQAFVRGSADLVLGRAPSPAVPGRCGEHLVMAGAAVAPGAKLTGGTVIGENAEVGEGARISGSTVLPGAVVEPGAVVSDSLIGVGARVGARSTLAGAVIGDGATVGADNELRDGVRVWCEATLPAGAVRFSSDQ, encoded by the coding sequence GTGACAGAAGCGATCCTCCTGGTCGGCGGCAAGGGAACCCGGCTGCGGCCCCTCACGGTCCACACCCCCAAACCGATGGTTCCGGCGGCGGGCGTCCCGTTCCTCACCCACCAGCTGGCGCGGGCCCGCGCGGCCGGCGTGGACCACATCGTCCTCGCCACCTCCTACCTCGCCGAGGTCTTCGAGCCGTACTTCGGGGACGGCTCGGCCCTCGGCCTGCACATCGAGTACGTCACGGAGACCGAGCCCCTCGGCACGGGCGGCGCGATCCGCAACGTGGCGTCGCGGCTGCGCTCAGGACCCGACGAACCGGTCCTGATCTTCAACGGCGACATCCTCACCGGCCTGGACATCCGCGCCCTCGTCGCCACCCACGAGGAGTCCGGCGCCGACGTATCGCTGCACCTCACGAAGGTCGACGACCCGCGCGCGTACGGCCTGGTCCCCACCGACGCGACCGGCAGGGTCACCGCCTTCCTGGAGAAGCCGCAGACCCCCGAGGAGATCGTCACCGACCAGATCAACGCGGGCGCGTACGTGTTCCGCCGCTCGGTCATCGACACGATCCCCGCGGGACGCCCCGTCTCCGTCGAACGCGAGACCTTCCCCGACCTGCTCGCCTCCGGCGCCCACCTCCAGGGCATGGTCGACTCGACGTACTGGCTGGACCTGGGGACGCCCCAGGCGTTCGTACGCGGCTCCGCGGACCTCGTCCTCGGGCGCGCGCCCTCTCCCGCGGTGCCCGGACGCTGCGGCGAGCACCTGGTCATGGCCGGGGCCGCGGTGGCTCCCGGCGCGAAGCTCACCGGCGGCACGGTGATCGGCGAGAACGCGGAGGTGGGGGAGGGTGCGCGGATCTCCGGCAGCACGGTCCTCCCGGGCGCGGTCGTCGAACCCGGCGCGGTCGTCTCGGACTCCCTGATCGGCGTGGGCGCCCGGGTCGGGGCGCGCTCGACGCTCGCGGGGGCGGTGATCGGCGACGGCGCGACGGTCGGCGCGGACAACGAGCTGCGCGACGGCGTACGGGTGTGGTGCGAGGCGACGCTGCCGGCGGGCGCGGTCCGCTTCTCCTCGGACCAGTAG
- a CDS encoding peptidoglycan recognition protein translates to MRGFLASSIGVTCAAALALPLTLPSSGARAAAPGAPSAAGPATEAVPGSTQSIPLTPLASDRALGSSGAHEQGLGRRDVRPFSLVGVVWDDPEAELHGTVQVRTRATGTTTWSAWQHLETHNHEHAADPDTPERAAGTVRGSTAPLWVGDSDGVEIRVRAEPANRSEPASPSGPAKPSQPTAPSQPTAPSQLKAPSQPTDPSQPANPSPPALLPEGLRLELVDPGEDPPAQPPGRKAPRAPSASELSAASSAVNADLAPIGASVIPALTKRQTEDDLIAARGGKAEPQARPYIGPRPRIITRKGWGADEKLREKRFAYTKTVKAAFVHHSATGNYYRCSQSAAVIRSIYRFHVKSSGWRDLGYNFAIDKCGNIYEGRAGGVAKPVMGAHTLGFNTNSTGIAVLGTYSYSTPPKAAVNAIARLTAWKLGLHGANPRGTTYLKSGGGNLYKKGKNVRLRVISGHRDGFATECPGSRLYQKLGKARSASARFQGR, encoded by the coding sequence ATGCGTGGATTTCTAGCTTCCTCGATCGGCGTCACGTGCGCGGCCGCTCTGGCCCTGCCCCTCACACTGCCGTCGTCCGGCGCCCGAGCCGCGGCGCCCGGCGCACCGTCGGCGGCCGGGCCCGCCACGGAGGCGGTCCCCGGCAGCACCCAGTCCATCCCGCTCACCCCACTCGCCTCCGACCGCGCACTCGGCTCGTCCGGGGCGCACGAACAGGGCCTCGGCCGGCGCGATGTCCGCCCCTTCTCCCTGGTGGGCGTCGTCTGGGACGACCCCGAAGCCGAGCTGCACGGCACGGTCCAGGTCCGCACGCGCGCGACCGGCACCACCACCTGGTCCGCCTGGCAGCACCTGGAGACGCACAACCACGAGCACGCCGCCGACCCCGACACCCCGGAACGCGCCGCGGGCACGGTCCGCGGCTCGACCGCGCCGCTGTGGGTCGGCGACTCGGACGGCGTGGAGATCCGCGTACGAGCGGAACCCGCGAACCGGTCAGAACCCGCGAGCCCATCAGGCCCCGCGAAACCCTCGCAACCCACGGCCCCCTCACAGCCCACGGCCCCCTCACAACTCAAGGCCCCCTCACAGCCCACGGACCCGTCACAACCCGCGAACCCCTCCCCACCCGCCCTCCTCCCCGAAGGCCTCCGCCTGGAGCTCGTCGACCCGGGGGAGGACCCGCCCGCACAGCCCCCCGGGCGCAAGGCACCGCGCGCCCCCTCGGCGAGCGAGCTGTCCGCCGCGTCCTCCGCCGTCAACGCGGACCTCGCACCCATCGGCGCCTCCGTGATCCCCGCCCTGACGAAGCGGCAGACGGAGGACGACCTCATCGCCGCGCGCGGCGGCAAGGCGGAGCCCCAGGCCCGCCCGTACATCGGGCCGCGACCGCGCATCATCACCCGCAAGGGCTGGGGCGCCGACGAGAAGCTCCGCGAGAAGCGCTTCGCGTACACGAAGACGGTGAAGGCCGCCTTCGTCCACCACAGCGCGACCGGCAACTACTACCGCTGCTCACAGTCCGCCGCGGTGATCCGCAGCATCTACCGGTTCCACGTGAAGAGCAGCGGCTGGCGCGACCTCGGCTACAACTTCGCCATCGACAAGTGCGGAAACATCTACGAAGGACGTGCCGGAGGTGTGGCCAAGCCGGTCATGGGGGCCCACACTCTCGGATTCAACACCAACAGCACGGGCATCGCCGTCCTCGGCACCTACAGCTACTCCACCCCGCCGAAGGCGGCCGTGAACGCCATCGCCCGGCTGACCGCGTGGAAGCTCGGCCTGCACGGAGCCAATCCGCGCGGTACTACCTACCTGAAGTCGGGCGGTGGCAACCTGTACAAGAAGGGCAAGAACGTCAGGCTCCGCGTGATCTCCGGGCACCGGGACGGATTCGCCACGGAGTGCCCCGGCAGCCGTCTGTACCAGAAGCTCGGCAAGGCCCGGTCCGCCTCGGCCCGCTTCCAGGGCCGCTGA
- a CDS encoding TIGR03089 family protein — MNANDRTPADLLRSALASDPGRPLVTFYDDATGERVELSVATFANWVAKTANLLQGDLSAEPGDRAVLLLPAHWQTAVWLLACSSVGVVADVGGDPASADLVVSGPDSLDAARACSGERIALALRPLGGRFPQPPDGFADYAVEVPGQGDRFAPYAPVDPDEVALVVDGVELTGAEVVARSREDAGRLGRPGGGEGGVRVLSGLSYGTWDGLSAGLFAALAGGGSVVLCRNLERLGDGGLEKRVEDERVGVVRR; from the coding sequence GTGAACGCCAACGACCGCACCCCTGCCGACCTGCTGCGATCCGCGCTCGCCTCGGACCCGGGCCGCCCACTGGTCACCTTCTACGACGACGCCACCGGTGAGCGGGTGGAATTGTCCGTCGCCACCTTCGCCAATTGGGTGGCCAAGACGGCCAACCTGCTTCAGGGCGACCTCTCCGCGGAGCCGGGCGACCGGGCCGTGCTGCTGCTGCCCGCGCACTGGCAGACGGCCGTGTGGCTGCTCGCCTGTTCGTCGGTGGGTGTGGTCGCGGACGTGGGCGGCGATCCCGCGTCGGCGGATCTCGTCGTGAGCGGGCCGGACTCGTTGGACGCGGCGCGGGCGTGCTCCGGGGAGCGCATCGCTCTTGCGCTGCGGCCTCTTGGGGGGCGCTTTCCACAGCCGCCGGATGGCTTCGCCGATTATGCGGTGGAGGTGCCGGGGCAGGGGGACCGGTTCGCTCCGTACGCCCCTGTGGACCCGGACGAGGTCGCACTCGTCGTCGACGGGGTCGAGCTGACGGGGGCGGAGGTTGTCGCTCGGTCGCGGGAGGACGCGGGGCGGTTGGGGCGGCCCGGGGGCGGTGAGGGCGGGGTTCGTGTGCTGTCCGGGCTTTCCTACGGGACGTGGGACGGGCTCAGTGCGGGGCTTTTCGCTGCGCTGGCCGGGGGTGGTTCTGTGGTGCTTTGCCGGAACCTGGAGCGGTTGGGGGACGGTGGGCTGGAGAAGCGGGTGGAGGATGAGCGGGTGGGGGTCGTGCGGCGGTAG
- a CDS encoding LCP family protein: MSEDVGSHSGGGDSGAGAPHGPGAGASASGVGRRRRWARYCAVGVAVVVLGVGGLGWAAYQKLNGNITTDTDAAAELARYDKERPTPLVHDAQNILLLGSDTRAGQGNRKYGRDPGTERSDTTILLHLAADRRSATAVSIPRDLMVDIPSCRKPDGSRTQPQFAQFNWAFEFGGTACTIRTVEKLTDIRVDHHMVVDFAGFKDMVDAVDGVQVCLRAPIDDSDAHVKLAPGLRTLNGEQALGFVRARKSLGNGSDTDRMDRQQEFLGALVNKVQSNDVLLNPTKLYPVLDAATSSLTTDPGLASLRGLYELVRGMRNIPTERVQFLTVPRQSYTYDVNRDELVEPAAKELFARLRADAPVTVDPRQPAEQARQESSESAYEEGDDGAGEYESGDEKPDDPSETPSPAPTFRGNTAARSTCE; encoded by the coding sequence GTGAGTGAGGATGTCGGCAGCCACTCCGGGGGCGGGGACAGTGGGGCGGGAGCGCCCCATGGGCCCGGTGCGGGCGCCAGTGCCAGTGGGGTGGGGCGGAGGCGGCGCTGGGCACGGTACTGCGCCGTGGGCGTCGCCGTCGTCGTGCTCGGTGTCGGCGGCCTCGGATGGGCCGCGTATCAGAAGCTCAACGGGAACATCACCACGGACACGGACGCCGCCGCCGAGCTCGCCCGCTACGACAAGGAGCGGCCCACCCCGCTCGTGCACGACGCGCAGAACATTCTGCTGCTCGGTTCCGACACCCGCGCCGGACAGGGCAACCGCAAGTACGGCAGGGACCCCGGCACCGAGCGCTCCGACACCACGATCCTGCTGCACCTGGCCGCCGACCGGCGCAGCGCGACCGCCGTGTCGATCCCGCGCGACCTGATGGTGGACATCCCCAGCTGCCGCAAGCCGGACGGCTCCCGGACGCAGCCGCAGTTCGCGCAGTTCAACTGGGCCTTCGAGTTCGGCGGGACCGCCTGCACGATCCGTACCGTCGAGAAGCTCACCGACATCCGCGTCGACCACCACATGGTCGTGGACTTCGCGGGGTTCAAGGACATGGTCGACGCCGTTGACGGCGTGCAGGTCTGCCTGCGGGCGCCGATCGACGACTCCGACGCACACGTGAAGCTCGCGCCGGGACTGCGGACCCTCAACGGCGAACAGGCCCTGGGTTTTGTGCGCGCCCGCAAGAGCCTGGGCAATGGCAGCGACACCGACCGGATGGACCGTCAGCAGGAGTTCCTCGGCGCGCTCGTCAACAAGGTGCAGAGCAATGACGTCCTGCTGAATCCGACGAAGCTGTATCCCGTTCTCGACGCGGCGACTTCCTCGCTGACGACCGACCCGGGACTCGCGAGTCTGCGGGGTTTGTACGAACTGGTGCGCGGCATGCGCAATATCCCCACGGAACGGGTGCAGTTCCTCACGGTGCCGCGCCAGTCGTACACGTACGACGTCAATCGCGACGAGCTCGTCGAGCCCGCGGCCAAAGAGCTCTTCGCGCGGCTGCGCGCGGACGCCCCCGTGACCGTCGACCCGCGACAGCCGGCGGAACAGGCCCGCCAGGAATCGTCGGAGAGCGCGTACGAAGAGGGCGACGACGGAGCCGGTGAGTACGAGAGCGGTGACGAGAAGCCCGACGATCCCTCGGAGACGCCGTCACCCGCCCCGACATTCCGGGGCAACACGGCCGCCCGATCCACCTGTGAGTAA
- a CDS encoding LCP family protein — protein MDAQGRGRAENIDPADQWVLNPDTGDYELRLSPSAGQSSVPGPRGSSPRQGGHGRSAPGRERSRPDERDERREVPGQRRRRVKEPEPGSGGRRKQNPRKSKGKPKSKGKKVMVWTGGTLAFLLVAGCTGGYLYYQHLNDNITSIDDDGAGTGGFSKDRAINILVMGTDKRSGSGNKGYGDEGSAGHADTTILLHVSKDRTNATALSIPRDMIVDIPDCPTKQKDGSEKVIPGSQKVRFNESLGQSDRTPSCTMRTVTKITGMKMDHFMVADFNAVKTLSSAVGGVDVCLAKDIDDPKSHLKLSKGKHTIEGEDALAFVRTRHSVGTGGDLSRIELQQQFLSALMRKLKSNDTLTNPKKMFSLAEAGTEALTVDSTIADIMKLKDLGMELGKLDMKNLSFATVPVIDNPAETVHTTVVPDPVKSEQLFAMMRADQSLTVVKKREKKEKAAVAARLKGPKADASDVRVDIYNGSGKTGAAQTTLTWLQNTGGVLKSSQLGNAPSDIKKTTLEYAPDQADQARRLADIMGLSGAALKPGKSEKNAQGLPAMKLTLGGDFKGAGVPIDASSKAPKDIKKVGADKVMCAK, from the coding sequence GTGGACGCGCAAGGCCGTGGGCGGGCGGAGAACATCGACCCCGCAGACCAGTGGGTTCTCAACCCGGACACCGGTGACTACGAACTGCGACTGAGCCCCTCCGCTGGGCAGTCGTCGGTGCCAGGACCCCGTGGATCGTCACCCCGGCAAGGCGGCCACGGCCGCTCCGCGCCGGGCCGTGAGCGCTCCCGTCCCGACGAGCGCGACGAGCGCCGCGAGGTGCCGGGGCAGCGCAGGCGTCGCGTGAAGGAGCCGGAGCCCGGTTCCGGCGGCCGGCGCAAGCAGAACCCCCGCAAGTCCAAGGGCAAGCCCAAGTCCAAGGGCAAGAAGGTGATGGTCTGGACGGGCGGCACGCTGGCCTTCCTGCTCGTCGCGGGCTGCACCGGGGGCTATCTGTACTACCAGCACCTGAACGACAACATCACGTCGATAGACGATGACGGGGCGGGCACCGGCGGTTTCAGCAAGGACCGCGCCATCAACATCCTCGTGATGGGCACGGACAAGCGCAGCGGCAGCGGCAACAAGGGGTACGGCGACGAGGGAAGCGCCGGTCACGCCGACACGACGATCCTGCTGCACGTCTCCAAGGACCGTACGAACGCGACCGCGCTCAGCATCCCGCGCGACATGATCGTCGACATTCCGGACTGCCCGACGAAGCAGAAGGACGGCAGCGAGAAGGTCATTCCGGGCAGTCAGAAAGTCCGCTTCAACGAAAGCCTCGGCCAGAGCGACCGCACGCCGAGCTGCACCATGCGCACGGTCACCAAGATCACCGGCATGAAGATGGACCACTTCATGGTGGCCGACTTCAACGCGGTGAAGACGCTCTCCAGCGCCGTCGGCGGCGTGGACGTCTGCCTCGCCAAGGACATCGACGACCCGAAGTCGCACCTGAAGCTCTCCAAGGGCAAGCACACGATCGAGGGTGAGGACGCGCTCGCGTTCGTCCGCACACGCCACTCCGTGGGCACCGGCGGCGACTTGAGCCGTATCGAGCTGCAGCAGCAGTTCCTCAGCGCGCTCATGCGCAAGCTCAAGTCGAACGACACCCTCACCAACCCGAAGAAGATGTTCAGCCTCGCGGAGGCGGGCACCGAGGCCCTCACCGTCGACTCCACGATCGCCGACATCATGAAGCTCAAGGACCTCGGCATGGAGCTGGGCAAGCTCGACATGAAGAACCTGAGCTTCGCCACGGTGCCGGTCATCGACAACCCGGCCGAGACGGTTCACACCACGGTCGTGCCGGACCCGGTCAAGTCCGAGCAGCTCTTCGCGATGATGCGCGCCGACCAGTCGCTCACCGTGGTGAAGAAGAGGGAGAAGAAGGAGAAGGCCGCGGTGGCCGCCCGGCTCAAGGGTCCCAAGGCCGACGCCTCCGACGTGCGCGTCGACATCTACAACGGCAGCGGGAAAACGGGCGCCGCTCAGACAACTCTCACGTGGCTGCAGAACACTGGGGGCGTGCTCAAGTCCAGCCAGCTGGGGAACGCGCCCTCGGACATCAAGAAGACGACGCTCGAGTACGCGCCTGACCAGGCGGACCAGGCCCGTCGGCTCGCCGACATCATGGGTCTGTCCGGCGCCGCCCTCAAGCCGGGCAAGAGCGAGAAGAACGCACAGGGCCTGCCGGCCATGAAGCTGACGCTCGGCGGAGACTTCAAGGGCGCGGGGGTGCCCATTGATGCCTCTTCGAAGGCACCGAAGGACATCAAGAAGGTCGGAGCGGACAAGGTTATGTGCGCCAAGTGA
- a CDS encoding LCP family protein, with translation MRQNSVRKEGARRRAPHASDHGWDESRDEGSSESPGEGPSAGPREGRGEGRGEGSRKASREGRGRSAKASKGGGEPPEGSARHRRGARGGARPPRRKRRVLRWSATILSVLILGTAGAGYLYYQHLNGNLETDDLNLGEHRAPEPTPNAAGQTPLNILLIGSDARDSKANQKLGGAKDTFGSPPLADVQMLLHVSADRSNMSVVSMPRDTLLQIPKCTDPDDGKVYPETGPKYMTNESLGRGGPGCTVATWEKLTNIHIDHFMMVDFAGVVSMADAIGGVPVCVDKNIHSRTREGKGSGLKLKKGTTEIQGEQALQWLRTRYGFEGGTDISRAKAQHMYMNALVRKLRENTGLTSPNQLRKLAEEATNALTVDDGLGSPKKLYDLGNELKKVSPSRTTMTTMPFDYAGARVVPKPGDAEQLFRLVRDDVPLDGKGKKKKAKEKVSDDPAAADGEIAVQVQNGTRSTTEPPVSGRASTVAQLLVGKGFKKATPDSSAALAEEKTVVRYPSADLEGDAQRVAKSLGLPLSAAKKSTDVSGVTLIVGADWREGDAPPKAKKKDDSTPESADALSGSDKKACMKVDPNFTW, from the coding sequence ATGAGGCAGAACAGCGTGCGTAAGGAGGGGGCGCGACGACGCGCTCCGCACGCAAGTGATCACGGCTGGGACGAGAGCAGGGACGAGGGCTCGAGCGAGAGTCCGGGTGAGGGCCCGAGCGCGGGTCCGCGCGAGGGCCGGGGCGAGGGCCGGGGCGAGGGGTCCCGCAAGGCCTCTCGGGAGGGCCGAGGCCGTTCCGCGAAGGCGTCGAAAGGCGGCGGCGAACCCCCTGAGGGCAGCGCCCGGCACCGTCGCGGCGCGCGCGGCGGGGCACGTCCGCCGCGCCGCAAGCGCCGTGTCCTGCGCTGGTCGGCGACGATCCTGTCGGTCCTGATACTCGGCACGGCCGGCGCCGGATACCTCTACTACCAGCACCTCAACGGCAACCTCGAGACGGACGACCTGAACCTCGGCGAGCACCGGGCGCCCGAGCCCACACCCAACGCCGCCGGCCAGACCCCGCTGAACATCCTGCTCATCGGGTCGGACGCACGCGACTCCAAGGCGAACCAGAAGCTCGGCGGCGCCAAGGACACGTTCGGTTCCCCGCCCCTCGCGGACGTGCAGATGCTGCTGCACGTCTCGGCCGACCGCAGCAACATGTCGGTCGTCAGCATGCCCCGCGACACCCTGCTGCAGATCCCCAAGTGCACCGACCCGGACGACGGCAAGGTCTATCCGGAGACCGGCCCCAAGTACATGACGAACGAGTCGCTCGGCCGCGGCGGCCCCGGCTGCACCGTCGCCACCTGGGAGAAGCTCACCAACATCCACATCGACCACTTCATGATGGTCGACTTCGCGGGTGTGGTCTCCATGGCGGACGCCATCGGCGGCGTACCGGTGTGCGTGGACAAGAACATCCACTCGCGCACCAGGGAGGGCAAGGGCTCGGGTCTGAAGCTGAAGAAGGGCACCACCGAGATCCAGGGCGAACAGGCCCTGCAGTGGCTGCGCACCCGTTACGGCTTCGAGGGCGGCACCGACATCAGCCGCGCCAAGGCCCAGCACATGTACATGAACGCGCTGGTCCGCAAGCTCCGCGAGAACACCGGCCTGACCAGCCCCAACCAGCTGCGCAAGCTCGCCGAGGAGGCGACGAACGCGCTGACGGTGGACGACGGTCTGGGCAGCCCCAAGAAGCTGTACGACCTGGGCAACGAGCTCAAGAAGGTATCGCCGAGCCGTACGACGATGACCACCATGCCGTTCGACTACGCCGGCGCGCGCGTCGTCCCCAAGCCCGGTGACGCGGAGCAGCTCTTCCGGCTGGTCCGCGACGACGTCCCGCTGGACGGCAAGGGCAAGAAGAAGAAGGCCAAGGAGAAGGTGTCGGACGACCCTGCCGCCGCGGACGGCGAGATCGCGGTGCAGGTCCAGAACGGCACGCGCAGCACCACGGAGCCACCGGTCAGCGGCCGGGCGTCCACGGTGGCCCAGCTCCTCGTGGGCAAGGGCTTCAAGAAGGCGACGCCGGACTCGTCGGCGGCGCTCGCCGAGGAGAAGACGGTCGTCCGCTACCCCAGCGCGGACCTGGAGGGCGACGCCCAGCGGGTCGCCAAGTCCCTCGGTCTTCCGCTGAGCGCGGCGAAGAAGTCGACGGACGTCTCGGGGGTGACGTTGATCGTCGGCGCCGACTGGCGCGAGGGCGACGCGCCGCCCAAGGCCAAGAAGAAGGACGACAGCACGCCGGAATCGGCGGACGCGCTCAGCGGGTCCGACAAGAAGGCGTGCATGAAGGTCGACCCGAACTTCACCTGGTAA